A window from Setaria italica strain Yugu1 chromosome VIII, Setaria_italica_v2.0, whole genome shotgun sequence encodes these proteins:
- the LOC101764428 gene encoding putative disease resistance protein RGA1: protein MAGADLERVVELLRSERMDEQLRLLGAGTLLAELRSAVSVIHSNGTVSRGGNQRLMLFIQSQAAPLRELLDTLLHTRIRAEGWHQVTAVLFCRRFSRSSALRDLGLFLDRFRSLASYVDRPSYGPGLPAPPNRDALPVPATASMVGRSDLLEKMVSVLLADRTRSDGLLVMPIVGGPGVGKTALARALLRDDRVKRKFGVRLAVPVTRKFFLETTLILLISPEVAAHVQYNYTPEVMASRISRSLRGRDYLIVLDDMWSDKEGKWLEIGALMRSLPWNGAVVVTTRTRDVAAKLAGTITEASCTNKPFYLQSLEPEFSSSFVDEWAAAYCGDWPGELFREAGTKIADRCSGVPLLLQYAGARFCQPQGDKFWQGFLGDTTDSSVRHPGIYFWREVLWCIDELPHDRFWQQFLGHSGDLPDGNAVLESAAAGYQHLPSDMRSCLLYCSMFPSGYDYDVEELSDLLAAQSYIPPAVAKAQQKGFLQQLLDECFYPLQEHEYGDKCMYRMHKVLHIFAQFMDMKTSSVVRADQATQLATKAASQSLTSLRRASLIVNPLTASFPTSLFKCEELGALILIQEGAMCTPDQPRCEISEIPQEFLNSCLRVQALNFRATKIRTLPTKFVETYKYNMRYLNLSLTDIDNLPSSIARLVSLQTLILSYCDKLRKLHPNVTKLSVLQKLELEGCCNLVELPQDLSKMKKLEHLNVIECSSLTQLPRGIGQLKRLQMLLGYIVSYADGNPMSELESLTNLHGLSLQSLEKVIDPLDARFARLNYKTNLESLTLQWNMDDYSNDTIPAYAVLESLQPHRRLKALEIVGYEGKYLPSWMVVTKPYLVSLVEIRLINLRSCEKVLPPLGLLPSLKIAEISGAETICSVKDNFYGHKGRFPSLEKLVFSYMHNLEIWEQEHRPGMFPRLRELVIIQCPKLRALHMELPSLEKLELWMNNKMLYGLKGALRGVAKTLEHISISFGEELLAYSQCEGLRDLGKLTKLEICGCDELTCLPQGLQHLSSIRILRIDNCSKLKTLPDWLENLPSLRIVQLSGCPLLQHMPGGLQQRPRIIHVEDCPNLPEEPFPGFQRSQ from the coding sequence ATGGCAGGAGCAGATCTGGAAAGAGTGGTGGAGTTGCTGCGCTCGGAGCGCATGGATGAGCAGCTCCGGCTGCTTGGGGCGGGCACCCTGCTCGCAGAGCTGCGTTCAGCCGTCTCCGTCATCCACAGCAACGGCACCGTCTCCAGGGGGGGGAACCAGaggctcatgctcttcatccAGTCTCAGGCCGCTCCCCTGCGTGAGCTGCTGGACACATTGCTGCACACGCGGATAAGAGCAGAGGGATGGCATCAGGTGACTGCTGTCCTGTTTTGTCGCCGCTTCTCCCGCTCGTCCGCCCTCCGTGATCTGGGCCTGTTCTTGGACAGGTTCAGATCACTGGCATCCTACGTGGACAGGCCCTCCTACGGCCCTGGCCTCCCGGCTCCTCCGAACAGAGACGCCCTCCCAGTCCCAGCGACAGCATCCATGGTGGGAAGATCGGACCTGTTGGAGAAGATGGTGAGCGTCTTGCTCGCCGATCGAACCCGCTCCGACGGGCTGCTGGTGATGCCCATTGTCGGGGGTCCCGGCGTTGGCAAGACCGCCCTCGCCAGGGCCCTGCTGCGCGACGACAGGGTGAAGCGCAAGTTCGGCGTGCGGCTCGCGGTGCCAGTCACGCGGAAATTCTTCCTCGAGACGACGCTGATTCTGCTCATCTCTCCAGAGGTAGCCGCCCATGTCCAGTACAACTATACTCCGGAGGTCATGGCGAGCCGCATCAGCCGCTCGCTGAGGGGACGGGACTACCTGATCGTCCTGGATGATATGTGGAGCGACAAGGAAGGAAAATGGTTGGAGATAGGTGCCCTGATGAGGTCCCTGCCTTGGAATGGCGCGGTGGTCGTCACCACCCGGACTCGTGACGTCGCAGCCAAGCTTGCCGGCACCATCACAGAAGCCTCCTGCACAAACAAGCCCTTCTATCTGCAGTCTCTGGAGCCGGAATTCTCCTCCTCGTTCGTGGATGAATGGGCCGCCGCGTACTGTGGCGATTGGCCCGGTGAGCTCTTCAGAGAAGCAGGTACCAAGATTGCCGATAGATGCAGCGGCGTGCCATTGCTATTGCAGTATGCAGGTGCACGTTTTTGCCAGCCGCAGGGCGACAAGTTCTGGCAAGGATTTCTGGGGGATACTACGGATTCCAGCGTCCGACATCCGGGCATTTACTTCTGGCGAGAGGTGCTGTGGTGCATCGACGAACTGCCACACGATAGGTTCTGGCAGCAATTTCTGGGGCACTCTGGTGATCTGCCTGATGGGAATGCAGTCTTGGAGAGCGCTGCCGCCGGCTACCAACATCTCCCGTCCGACATGCGGAGCTGCCTCTTGTATTGCTCCATGTTCCCTTCAGGCTACGACTACGATGTCGAGGAGTTGTCTGATCTCTTGGCGGCGCAGAGCTACATACCGCCCGCGGTAGCCAAAGCGCAACAGAAAGGGTTTCTGCAGCAGCTCCTTGATGAGTGCTTCTACCCGTTGCAAGAGCATGAGTACGGGGACAAGTGTATGTACAGGATGCACAAGGTGCTGCACATCTTTGCACAGTTCATGGATATGAAAACTAGTTCAGTTGTCAGAGCTGACCAGGCAACTCAGCTTGCCACTAAAGCTGCATCCCAGAGTCTTACTTCTCTTCGACGTGCATCGCTAATTGTTAACCCACTGACAGCATCGTTTCCTACAAGTTTGTTCAAGTGCGAAGAATTGGGAGCACTGATACTAATTCAAGAAGGAGCAATGTGCACACCCGACCAGCCTCGATGTGAGATCTCAGAGATTCCCCAAGAGTTTTTGAATTCATGTCTTCGCGTACAGGCGTTGAATTTCAGAGCTACTAAGATCAGGACGCTTCCTACAAAGTTTGTGGAGACGTACAAGTACAACATGAGATATCTCAACCTTTCGCTGACAGATATTGACAATCTCCCCAGCTCAATCGCCAGGTTGGTGTCTCTTCAAACACTCATACTCTCGTATTGTGACAAGCTCCGGAAGCTGCATCCTAACGTGACCAAGCTTTCCGTCCTACAAAAGTTGGAACTTGAAGGCTGTTGCAACCTGGTCGAATTGCCTCAGGACTTGAGCAAAATGAAGAAGCTTGAGCACCTAAACGTTATTGAGTGCTCATCGCTCACTCAGCTGCCACGAGGGATAGGCCAACTGAAAAGGCTTCAAATGTTATTGGGCTACATTGTTTCCTACGCCGATGGAAATCCAATGTCAGAGTTGGAATCATTGACAAACCTCCATGGCCTCAGTCTGCAAAGTCTTGAAAAGGTTATTGATCCTTTAGATGCAAGATTTGCAAGATTGAATTACAAAACAAATCTTGAGTCGTTGACATTGCAGTGGAACATGGATGATTATTCGAACGATACAATACCAGCTTATGCCGTACTTGAATCTCTTCAGCCTCACCGACGCTTGAAAGCATTGGAGATTGTTGGATATGAAGGAAAGTACCTTCCTTCTTGGATGGTCGTGACTAAACCATATCTGGTGTCTCTTGTGGAGATCAGGCTGATTAATCTGAGGTCATGTGAAAAAGTATTGCCTCCACTGGGGCTACTACCATCTCTGAAGATTGCTGAGATAAGTGGGGCTGAAACAATCTGCAGCGTCAAGGATAATTTCTATGGCCATAAAGGCAGATTTCCCTCATTGGAGAAGTTAGTTTTCTCATACATGCATAACCTTGAAATCTGGGAACAGGAGCACCGCCCGGGCATGTTTCCCCGCCTCAGAGAATTGGTAATCATCCAATGCCCAAAACTGAGAGCATTGCACATGGAGCTCCCATCACTTGAGAAGTTGGAACTTTGGATGAATAACAAGATGCTGTACGGCCTGAAAGGAGCCTTGCGAGGTGTAGCCAAGACCCTGGAGCATATATCGATTTCCTTCGGTGAAGAGCTGCTAGCTTATTCACAATGCGAGGGCCTGCGGGATCTTGGTAAGCTCACCAAGCTGGAGATATGCGGGTGCGACGAGCTGACATGCCTCCCACAGGGTTTGCAGCATCTTTCATCCATCAGAATCTTGAGGATTGACAACTGCAGCAAACTGAAGACGTTGCCAGATTGGTTGGAGAACCTACCTTCTCTTCGAATTGTGCAGTTATCAGGCTGTCCTCTGCTGCAGCACATGCCTGGAGGCTTGCAACAACGTCCCAGAATCATACATGTCGAGGACTGCCCCAACCTACCAGAAGAACCGTTTCCTGGTTTCCAGCGCAGCCAATAG